A genomic region of Streptosporangium lutulentum contains the following coding sequences:
- a CDS encoding glycine C-acetyltransferase: protein MFDNLRDDFRTTLDEISAAGLLKPERVITTPQRADIAVAGGGEVLNFCANNYLGLADHPEVVAAAKEALDRWGFGMASVRFICGTQEVHKELEARLSDFLGQEDTVLYSSCFDANGGVFETLLDDRDAVISDALNHASVIDGIRLSKARRLRYANRDMAELEARLKEAADARRKLIVTDGVFSMDGYVAPLDEICDLAERYGAMVMVDDSHAVGFVGEGGRGTPELHGVMDRVDIITGTLGKALGGASGGYVAARKEICELLRQRSRPYLFSNSLAPVIAAASLRVLDLISASGEARERLRANTGRFRTKMTEAGFDILPGDHPIVPVMIGDAAEASAMAERLLDQGIYVIGFSYPVVPNGQARIRVQLSAAHSTQDVDRAVEAFIAARG from the coding sequence ATGTTCGACAATCTTCGCGACGACTTCCGTACGACCCTGGACGAGATCTCCGCGGCGGGCCTGCTCAAGCCCGAACGGGTCATCACCACCCCGCAGCGCGCGGACATCGCCGTCGCCGGCGGCGGGGAGGTGCTCAACTTCTGCGCCAACAACTACCTGGGCCTGGCCGACCACCCCGAGGTCGTGGCCGCCGCCAAGGAGGCGCTGGACCGCTGGGGCTTCGGCATGGCGTCGGTCCGCTTCATCTGCGGCACCCAGGAGGTGCACAAGGAGCTGGAGGCGCGGCTGTCGGACTTCCTCGGTCAGGAGGACACGGTCCTGTACAGCTCGTGCTTCGACGCCAACGGCGGGGTGTTCGAGACGCTGCTCGACGACCGCGACGCGGTGATCTCCGACGCCCTCAACCACGCGAGCGTCATCGACGGCATCCGCCTCAGCAAGGCGCGCCGCCTGCGCTACGCCAACCGTGACATGGCCGAGCTGGAGGCGAGGCTCAAGGAGGCCGCCGACGCCCGGCGCAAGCTGATCGTCACCGACGGCGTCTTCTCCATGGACGGCTACGTCGCGCCGCTGGACGAGATCTGCGACCTGGCGGAGCGCTACGGCGCCATGGTCATGGTCGACGACTCGCACGCGGTCGGCTTCGTCGGCGAGGGCGGCCGGGGCACCCCCGAGCTGCACGGCGTGATGGACCGGGTGGACATCATCACCGGCACGCTCGGCAAGGCGCTCGGCGGGGCCAGCGGCGGTTACGTGGCGGCGCGCAAGGAGATCTGCGAGCTGCTCCGCCAGCGTTCCCGCCCCTACCTGTTCTCGAACTCCCTCGCCCCGGTGATCGCCGCCGCCTCCCTGCGCGTCCTCGACCTGATCAGCGCCTCCGGCGAGGCCCGTGAGCGGCTGCGCGCCAACACCGGGCGGTTCCGCACCAAGATGACCGAGGCCGGGTTCGACATCCTGCCCGGCGACCACCCCATCGTCCCCGTGATGATCGGCGACGCCGCCGAGGCCTCCGCGATGGCCGAGCGCCTGCTCGACCAGGGGATCTACGTCATCGGCTTCTCCTACCCCGTGGTCCCGAACGGCCAGGCCCGGATCCGGGTCCAGCTCTCGGCGGCTCACTCCACCCAGGACGTGGACCGGGCGGTGGAGGCGTTCATCGCCGCACGCGGGTAA
- the tdh gene encoding L-threonine 3-dehydrogenase, giving the protein MKALVKERAEPGLWLVDVPEPVVGPGEVLIKVLRTGICGTDLHIRSFDAWAQQTLRVPLIVGHEFCGEVVEVAPGVEDISPGDLVSGEGHLVCGKCRNCMAGRRHLCRNTIGLGVNRDGAFAEYVTLPASNVWVHRMPVDLDVAAIFDPFGNAVHTALSFPMVGEDVLITGAGPIGLMAAAVATHVGARNVVITDVSHERLDLARKLGVTLALNVAETSVTEGMNRLGMREGFDVGLEMSGHPQALRDMIANLSHGGKIAMLGLPAEEFAVDFATIVTSMITIKGIYGREMYETWYAMSVLLEKGLDLSPVITDRFSYRDFDAAFDTAASGKTGKIILDWTA; this is encoded by the coding sequence ATGAAAGCACTGGTCAAGGAGCGGGCCGAACCAGGCCTGTGGTTGGTGGACGTGCCGGAACCGGTCGTCGGGCCGGGAGAAGTTCTGATCAAGGTGCTGCGCACCGGGATCTGCGGCACGGACCTGCACATCCGGAGTTTCGACGCGTGGGCGCAGCAGACACTGCGGGTACCGCTCATCGTCGGGCACGAGTTCTGCGGCGAGGTCGTCGAGGTGGCGCCGGGGGTCGAGGACATCTCGCCCGGTGACCTGGTCAGCGGCGAGGGGCACCTGGTCTGCGGCAAGTGCCGGAACTGCATGGCCGGGCGCCGTCACCTGTGCCGCAACACGATCGGGCTGGGGGTGAACCGGGACGGTGCCTTCGCCGAATACGTGACGCTTCCGGCCTCCAACGTCTGGGTGCACCGGATGCCGGTGGACCTCGACGTCGCCGCGATCTTCGACCCGTTCGGCAACGCCGTGCACACGGCCCTGTCGTTCCCGATGGTCGGCGAGGACGTGCTGATCACGGGTGCCGGGCCGATCGGGCTGATGGCCGCCGCGGTGGCCACGCACGTGGGCGCCCGCAACGTGGTCATCACCGACGTCAGCCACGAGCGGCTGGATCTGGCCCGCAAGCTCGGGGTCACCCTGGCGCTGAACGTCGCCGAGACGTCGGTCACGGAGGGCATGAACCGGCTGGGCATGCGTGAGGGCTTCGACGTGGGCCTGGAGATGTCCGGGCACCCGCAGGCACTTCGCGACATGATCGCCAATCTGTCGCACGGCGGAAAGATCGCCATGCTCGGGCTGCCCGCCGAGGAGTTCGCCGTCGACTTCGCGACGATCGTGACCTCGATGATCACCATCAAGGGCATCTACGGCCGGGAGATGTACGAGACGTGGTACGCCATGTCGGTGCTTCTGGAGAAGGGCCTCGACCTCTCCCCCGTGATCACCGATCGTTTCTCCTACCGCGACTTCGACGCGGCCTTCGACACCGCCGCGAGCGGCAAGACCGGCAAGATCATCTTGGATTGGACCGCCTGA